In Bacteroidia bacterium, a genomic segment contains:
- a CDS encoding ATP-binding protein — translation MLHQEPPFSLDDYRLKVQQLEQIIKEQDEMLRQKPAPSLKVCDDLPVMVILLDPGSFLITYINHIVLKILGGTPSDFIDHDICEFCETVYKNDVRKHLTTLQSHGKTIISDIVVKGQNGIGVDVVMKSQYSEGKIFIVLHNISNYKKYERLNKILESRVRQRTATLHEQLDYITQQNRQLNDFKSALLNVMGDLKQEQRNFSEVNRLVQELRRSNEELEQYASLASHDLKAPLRMVVSHLQILGKKMGERLKAEEKVFLDFAVDGAKRMDRMLSGILEYSRISSEKKPFEWVDMNEVIKEALNNLHAVINETDARVEFSQLPPLVGDHLQLVQLMQNLIGNGIKFKNIYPPQISIFSEKTPTHILFMVRDNGIGIEEHSISKIFRIFEQVNRDGKYPGNGLGLAICKGIVQRHGGKIWAESHPGTGTTFFFTLERYPEGQPIPVPPKFTDFRVDGGSNSHS, via the coding sequence ATGCTTCACCAGGAACCCCCATTTTCCCTTGATGATTACCGGCTTAAAGTTCAGCAGCTAGAACAAATAATTAAAGAGCAGGATGAGATGCTTAGGCAAAAACCTGCCCCGTCTCTAAAGGTTTGTGACGACCTTCCGGTCATGGTTATTCTCCTTGACCCCGGGAGCTTTCTTATTACCTATATCAATCATATTGTATTAAAAATTCTGGGAGGGACTCCATCCGATTTTATCGACCATGACATTTGCGAATTTTGTGAAACCGTTTATAAAAACGATGTACGAAAACATCTTACAACCCTTCAATCCCACGGAAAAACAATCATCTCCGATATTGTGGTTAAAGGGCAAAATGGTATAGGAGTAGATGTTGTCATGAAATCACAATATTCAGAGGGCAAAATTTTTATCGTCCTACACAACATATCCAACTACAAGAAGTATGAAAGGCTAAATAAAATTCTGGAATCCCGTGTTCGGCAACGCACGGCAACGCTCCACGAGCAGCTAGACTATATTACCCAGCAAAACCGTCAACTCAACGATTTTAAATCGGCCTTGCTAAATGTCATGGGAGATTTAAAACAGGAACAAAGGAATTTTTCAGAGGTAAACCGGCTGGTTCAGGAACTTCGCAGGTCGAATGAAGAACTTGAGCAATACGCATCACTGGCATCACACGACCTGAAGGCACCGCTCCGAATGGTTGTCTCCCATCTTCAGATATTAGGTAAAAAAATGGGAGAGCGGCTTAAAGCGGAGGAAAAGGTTTTTCTGGATTTTGCTGTAGATGGCGCTAAAAGAATGGACCGTATGCTTAGCGGGATTCTGGAATATTCCAGGATCAGCAGTGAAAAAAAGCCTTTTGAATGGGTGGATATGAATGAGGTCATTAAGGAAGCATTAAATAACCTTCATGCTGTTATCAACGAGACCGATGCAAGGGTAGAATTTTCCCAACTCCCTCCACTGGTGGGTGATCATCTGCAACTGGTGCAACTGATGCAGAACCTGATCGGAAATGGTATTAAGTTTAAGAATATTTACCCTCCACAAATCAGTATTTTCAGTGAAAAAACGCCCACGCATATTCTCTTTATGGTAAGAGATAATGGAATCGGGATCGAAGAACACAGTATCAGTAAAATATTCAGAATCTTCGAACAGGTCAACAGAGACGGGAAATACCCTGGCAATGGCCTTGGGCTTGCCATTTGCAAGGGTATTGTACAGCGCCATGGCGGCAAAATATGGGCAGAATCTCACCCGGGAACCGGGACGACATTTTTCTTTACGCTGGAACGCTATCCAGAAGGTCAGCCAATCCCTGTCCCACCAAAATTTACTGATTTTCGCGTAGATGGCGGGAGCAATTCGCATAGCTGA